The Oxyura jamaicensis isolate SHBP4307 breed ruddy duck chromosome 28, BPBGC_Ojam_1.0, whole genome shotgun sequence genome contains a region encoding:
- the SH3GL1 gene encoding endophilin-A2 isoform X2 — protein sequence MSVAGLKKQFYKASQLVSEKVGGAEGTKLDDDFKEMEKKVDLTSKAVTEVLTRTIEYLQPNPASRAKLTMLNTMSKIRGQVKNPGYPQSEGLLGESMIRYGKELGEDSNFGDALLDAGESMKRLAEVKDSLDIEVKQNFIDPLQNLCDKDLKEIQHHLKKLEGRRLDFDYKKKRQGKIPDEELRQAMEKFEESKEVAETSMHNLLETDIEQVSQLSALVDAQLDYHRQAVQILDELAEKLKRRMREASSRPRREYKPKPRETYDFGETDQSNGGFSCNPPPKVSAHLDQPCCKALYDFEPENDGELGFKEGDIITLTNQIDENWYEGMINGQSGFFPLNYVEVLVPLPQ from the exons ctggTCAGCGAGAAAGTTGGAGGGGCTGAAGGGACCAAACTTGACGATGACttcaaggaaatggaaaag aaagtGGACCTGACCAGCAAGGCAGTTACAGAAGTACTGACCAGAACAATAGAGTACCTCCAGCCAAACCCAG CTTCCAGAGCCAAGCTAACCATGCTGAACACGATGTCGAAGATCCGCGGGCAGGTGAAGAACCCCGGCTACCCGCAGTCGGAagggctgctgggggagagcATGATCCGATACGGCAAGGAGCTGGGCGAGGACTCCAACTTCG GCGATGCGCTTCTCGATGCCGGTGAATCTATGAAGCGACTGGCTGAAGTGAAGGACTCGCTGGACATTGAAgtcaaacaaaattttattgaCCCCCTCCAGAACCTGTGTGACAAAGACCTGAAAGAGATCCAG caccatcTCAAGAAGCTGGAAGGCAGGCGCTTGGACTTTGACTACAAGAAGAAACGACAGGGAAAAATCCCTGATGAGGAACTCCGACAGGCCATGGAGAAATTTGAGGAGTCCAAGGAAGTGGCCGAGACCAGTATGCACAACCTCCTAGAAACCGAC ATCGAGCAGGTGAGCCAGCTCTCAGCCCTGGTGGATGCCCAGCTGGACTACCACAGGCAGGCAGTGCAGATCCTGGACGAGCTTGCAGAAAAACTCAAACGCAG aatgAGGGAGGCCTCCTCGCGTCCCCGGCGGGAATACAAGCCCAAGCCCAGGGAGACGTATGACTTTGGAGAGACTGACCAATCTAACGGGGGCTTCTCTTGCAATCCTCCCCCTAAAGTCTCAG CTCACCTGGACCAGCCGTGCTGCAAGGCGCTCTACGACTTCGAACCCGAGAACGACGGCGAGCTGGGCTTCAAGGAGGGCGACATCATCACCCTCACCAACCAGATCGACGAGAACTGGTACGAGGGCATGATCAACGGCCAGTCGGGCTTCTTCCCGCTCAACTACGTGGAAGTGCTGGTTCCGCTACCTCAGTGA
- the SH3GL1 gene encoding endophilin-A2 isoform X1 — translation MSVAGLKKQFYKASQLVSEKVGGAEGTKLDDDFKEMEKKVDLTSKAVTEVLTRTIEYLQPNPASRAKLTMLNTMSKIRGQVKNPGYPQSEGLLGESMIRYGKELGEDSNFGDALLDAGESMKRLAEVKDSLDIEVKQNFIDPLQNLCDKDLKEIQHHLKKLEGRRLDFDYKKKRQGKIPDEELRQAMEKFEESKEVAETSMHNLLETDIEQVSQLSALVDAQLDYHRQAVQILDELAEKLKRRMREASSRPRREYKPKPRETYDFGETDQSNGGFSCNPPPKVSASSSFRSDKPSRASVRSIPHLDQPCCKALYDFEPENDGELGFKEGDIITLTNQIDENWYEGMINGQSGFFPLNYVEVLVPLPQ, via the exons ctggTCAGCGAGAAAGTTGGAGGGGCTGAAGGGACCAAACTTGACGATGACttcaaggaaatggaaaag aaagtGGACCTGACCAGCAAGGCAGTTACAGAAGTACTGACCAGAACAATAGAGTACCTCCAGCCAAACCCAG CTTCCAGAGCCAAGCTAACCATGCTGAACACGATGTCGAAGATCCGCGGGCAGGTGAAGAACCCCGGCTACCCGCAGTCGGAagggctgctgggggagagcATGATCCGATACGGCAAGGAGCTGGGCGAGGACTCCAACTTCG GCGATGCGCTTCTCGATGCCGGTGAATCTATGAAGCGACTGGCTGAAGTGAAGGACTCGCTGGACATTGAAgtcaaacaaaattttattgaCCCCCTCCAGAACCTGTGTGACAAAGACCTGAAAGAGATCCAG caccatcTCAAGAAGCTGGAAGGCAGGCGCTTGGACTTTGACTACAAGAAGAAACGACAGGGAAAAATCCCTGATGAGGAACTCCGACAGGCCATGGAGAAATTTGAGGAGTCCAAGGAAGTGGCCGAGACCAGTATGCACAACCTCCTAGAAACCGAC ATCGAGCAGGTGAGCCAGCTCTCAGCCCTGGTGGATGCCCAGCTGGACTACCACAGGCAGGCAGTGCAGATCCTGGACGAGCTTGCAGAAAAACTCAAACGCAG aatgAGGGAGGCCTCCTCGCGTCCCCGGCGGGAATACAAGCCCAAGCCCAGGGAGACGTATGACTTTGGAGAGACTGACCAATCTAACGGGGGCTTCTCTTGCAATCCTCCCCCTAAAGTCTCAG cttcctcctctttccGATCCGACAAGCCGTCCCGGGCCTCCGTCAGGAGTATCC CTCACCTGGACCAGCCGTGCTGCAAGGCGCTCTACGACTTCGAACCCGAGAACGACGGCGAGCTGGGCTTCAAGGAGGGCGACATCATCACCCTCACCAACCAGATCGACGAGAACTGGTACGAGGGCATGATCAACGGCCAGTCGGGCTTCTTCCCGCTCAACTACGTGGAAGTGCTGGTTCCGCTACCTCAGTGA
- the MPND gene encoding MPN domain-containing protein isoform X6, which produces MAARRLLLSTMKQICLCAAASFASQDWTKNDEKLLQAVDYNDAGRVTSLLVRKGLVPTKLDSEGKSAFHLAAMRGNVDCLEAMLAHGVDAMTKDSSGYTALHLASKHGHPQCVSKLLQASCPVDVADSSGRTALHHAAVSGCISCSEILCDFKAPLNVKDKEGSTPLLLAAKMSHSELCRYLLHRGAAANSRDLQGKTALMLACENGSVETVEVLVNAGARSMAALAAASPGADECLEEDEDELEPGLDEAEAEPEPDSGAKAAGGSRGAVLTRRGITLRVLLRDGLLEPARGVLSIYYLGKKFVGDLGADGTITWQETGQVFNSPSAWATHCKRLVNPAKKSGCGWASVRYKGQKLDQYKAAWLRKHQPNTPAAEESLASEGEEDELPEEEEEEVAREGRAPAPEPAAAKRPEERSKKQQCRSLAEQAGADHGPLGKRPENKPRVPVRYCTLGTRDTARNPQTLVEVTPFAAINKFQPFNVAISSNVLLLLDFHSHLTRSEVVGYLGGRWDTNTQLLTVLRAFPCRSRLGDAEAAGAVEEEICQSLFLRGLSLVGWYHSHPFGPALPSLHDIDAQMDYQLKLQGSGNGFQPCLALICGPYYHGNPGVESKIAPFWVMPPPEQRPNDYGIPMEVEVAYIQDGFLTNDVLQEMPLSPLPQTLLVEFYKGAPDLVKFQELWSQDQTYLDKLKGSLASRTPKDQSFAHVLEQIYSLLKLSG; this is translated from the exons AtggccgcccgccgcctcctgctcagcaccatgaAGCAGATCTGCCTCTGTGCCGCTGCCTCCTTTGCG AGTCAGGACTGGACCAAGAACGATGAAAAGCTCCTGCAAGCCGTGGACTACAACGATGCCGGCAGGGTGACGTCCCTCCTCGTCCGCAAGGGCCTGGTCCCCACCAAGCTGGACTCGGAGGGCAAATCTGC GTTCCACCTGGCTGCCATGCGGGGCAACGTGGACTGCCTCGAAGCCATGCTGGCTCACGGCGTGGATGCCATGACCAAGGACAGCTCGG gtTACACCGCCCTGCACCTGGCGTCCAAGCACGGCCACCCGCAGTGCGTCAGCAAGCTGCTGCAG GCCTCCTGCCCCGTGGACGTGGCTGACAGCAGCGGCCGGACGGCGCTGCACCACGCAG CGGTCAGCGGCTGCATCTCGTGCTCTGAGATCCTCTGCGACTTCAAGGCTCCTTTGAACGTCAAGGACAAG GAGGGCTCCACGCCGCTGCTGCTCGCCGCCAAGATGAGCCACTCGGAGCTGTGCCGCTACCTGCTGCACCGCGGGGCGGCCGCCAACAGCCGCGACCTGCAGGGCAA GACAGCCCTGATGCTGGCCTGCGAGAACGGCAGCGTGGAGACGGTGGAGGTGCTGGTCAACGCCGGCGCGCGG aGCATG GCAGCGCTGGCGGCCGCCTCCCCTGGCGCAGATGAGTGCCTggaggaggacgaggacgaGCTGGAGCCAGGGCTGGACGAGGCCGAGGCCGAGCCGGAGCCCGACAGCGGGGCGAAGGCGgcggggggctcccggggggcCGTGCTGACGCGCCGTGGCATCACCCTGCGCGTGCTGCTCCGCGACGGGCTCCTGGAGCCGGCCCGCGGCGTCCTCTCCATCTATTACCTG GGCAAGAAGTTCGTGGGGGACCTGGGTGCGGACGGCACCATCACGTGGCAGGAGACGGGCCAGGTCTTCAACTCGCCCAGCGCCTGGGCCACCCACTGCAAGCGCCTGGTGAACCCCGCCAAGAAGTCGGGCTGCGGCTGGGCCTCGGTGCGCTACAAGGGCCAGAAGCTGGACCAGTACAAAGCCGCCTGGCTGCGCAAGCACCAGCCCAACACGCCCGCCGCCGAGGAG AGCTTGGCCAGTGAGGGCGAGGAGGACGAGCTgcccgaggaggaggaggaggaggtggcgaGGGAAGGCCGGGCGCCCGCACCGGAGCCGGCTGCTGCCAAGAGACCGGAGGAGAGGAGCAAGAAGCAGCAGTGCCGGAGCCTGGCGGAGCAGGCGGGGGCGG ATCACGGCCCCCTGGGGAAAAGGCCGGAGAACAAACCCCGGGTGCCCGTCCGCTACTGCACCCTGGGCACCCGTGACACGGCCAG GAACCCCCAGACCCTGGTGGAAGTGACGCCCTTCGCCGCCATCAACAAGTTCCAGCCCTTCAACGTGGCCATTTCCAGCAAcgtcctcctgctgctg GATTTCCACAGCCACCTGACGCGGAGCGAAGTGGTGGGGTACCTGGGGGGCCGGTGGGACACCAACACGCAGC TGCTGACGGTGCTGCGAGCCTTCCCCTGCCGGAGCCGCTTGGGCGACGCCGAGGCCGCGGGCGCTGTGGAGGAGGAG atctGCCAGAGCCTGTTCCTGCGGGGGCTGTCGCTGGTGGGCTGGTACCACAGCCACCCCTTCGGCCCCGCGCTGCCCTCCCTGCACGACATCGACGCGCAGATGGATTACCAGCTCAAGCTGCAGGGCAGCGGCAACggcttccagccctgcctggccctcATCTGCG ggccgTACTATCACGGCAACCCCGGCGTGGAGTCCAAAATCGCGCCCTTCTGGGTGATGCCGCCCCCGGAG CAACGCCCCAATGACTACGGCATCCCCAtggaggtggaggtggcctACATCCAGGACGGCTTCCTCACCAACGACGTCCTGCAGGAGATG cccctctctcccctgccccagacGCTGCTGGTGGAGTTTTACAAGGGCGCTCCCGACCTGGTGAAGTTCCAGGAGCTGTGGAGTCAGGACCAGACCTACCTGGACAAACTGAAG ggctccctgGCCTCCCGCACCCCCAAAGACCAGAGCTTCGCCCACGTCCTGGAGCAGATCTACAGCCTCCTGAAGCTCAGCGGCTGA
- the MPND gene encoding MPN domain-containing protein isoform X4, with protein MAARRLLLSTMKQICLCAAASFASQDWTKNDEKLLQAVDYNDAGRVTSLLVRKGLVPTKLDSEGKSAFHLAAMRGNVDCLEAMLAHGVDAMTKDSSGYTALHLASKHGHPQCVSKLLQASCPVDVADSSGRTALHHAAVSGCISCSEILCDFKAPLNVKDKEGSTPLLLAAKMSHSELCRYLLHRGAAANSRDLQGKTALMLACENGSVETVEVLVNAGARSMAALAAASPGADECLEEDEDELEPGLDEAEAEPEPDSGAKAAGGSRGAVLTRRGITLRVLLRDGLLEPARGVLSIYYLGKKFVGDLGADGTITWQETGQVFNSPSAWATHCKRLVNPAKKSGCGWASVRYKGQKLDQYKAAWLRKHQPNTPAAEESLASEGEEDELPEEEEEEVAREGRAPAPEPAAAKRPEERSKKQQCRSLAEQAGAGEEGQGPQGGGKPPGSGDGALCFADHGPLGKRPENKPRVPVRYCTLGTRDTARNPQTLVEVTPFAAINKFQPFNVAISSNVLLLLDFHSHLTRSEVVGYLGGRWDTNTQLLTVLRAFPCRSRLGDAEAAGAVEEEICQSLFLRGLSLVGWYHSHPFGPALPSLHDIDAQMDYQLKLQGSGNGFQPCLALICGPYYHGNPGVESKIAPFWVMPPPEQRPNDYGIPMEVEVAYIQDGFLTNDVLQEMPLSPLPQTLLVEFYKGAPDLVKFQELWSQDQTYLDKLKGSLASRTPKDQSFAHVLEQIYSLLKLSG; from the exons AtggccgcccgccgcctcctgctcagcaccatgaAGCAGATCTGCCTCTGTGCCGCTGCCTCCTTTGCG AGTCAGGACTGGACCAAGAACGATGAAAAGCTCCTGCAAGCCGTGGACTACAACGATGCCGGCAGGGTGACGTCCCTCCTCGTCCGCAAGGGCCTGGTCCCCACCAAGCTGGACTCGGAGGGCAAATCTGC GTTCCACCTGGCTGCCATGCGGGGCAACGTGGACTGCCTCGAAGCCATGCTGGCTCACGGCGTGGATGCCATGACCAAGGACAGCTCGG gtTACACCGCCCTGCACCTGGCGTCCAAGCACGGCCACCCGCAGTGCGTCAGCAAGCTGCTGCAG GCCTCCTGCCCCGTGGACGTGGCTGACAGCAGCGGCCGGACGGCGCTGCACCACGCAG CGGTCAGCGGCTGCATCTCGTGCTCTGAGATCCTCTGCGACTTCAAGGCTCCTTTGAACGTCAAGGACAAG GAGGGCTCCACGCCGCTGCTGCTCGCCGCCAAGATGAGCCACTCGGAGCTGTGCCGCTACCTGCTGCACCGCGGGGCGGCCGCCAACAGCCGCGACCTGCAGGGCAA GACAGCCCTGATGCTGGCCTGCGAGAACGGCAGCGTGGAGACGGTGGAGGTGCTGGTCAACGCCGGCGCGCGG aGCATG GCAGCGCTGGCGGCCGCCTCCCCTGGCGCAGATGAGTGCCTggaggaggacgaggacgaGCTGGAGCCAGGGCTGGACGAGGCCGAGGCCGAGCCGGAGCCCGACAGCGGGGCGAAGGCGgcggggggctcccggggggcCGTGCTGACGCGCCGTGGCATCACCCTGCGCGTGCTGCTCCGCGACGGGCTCCTGGAGCCGGCCCGCGGCGTCCTCTCCATCTATTACCTG GGCAAGAAGTTCGTGGGGGACCTGGGTGCGGACGGCACCATCACGTGGCAGGAGACGGGCCAGGTCTTCAACTCGCCCAGCGCCTGGGCCACCCACTGCAAGCGCCTGGTGAACCCCGCCAAGAAGTCGGGCTGCGGCTGGGCCTCGGTGCGCTACAAGGGCCAGAAGCTGGACCAGTACAAAGCCGCCTGGCTGCGCAAGCACCAGCCCAACACGCCCGCCGCCGAGGAG AGCTTGGCCAGTGAGGGCGAGGAGGACGAGCTgcccgaggaggaggaggaggaggtggcgaGGGAAGGCCGGGCGCCCGCACCGGAGCCGGCTGCTGCCAAGAGACCGGAGGAGAGGAGCAAGAAGCAGCAGTGCCGGAGCCTGGCGGAGCAGGCGGGGGCGGGTGAGGAAGGGCAGGGTCCCCAGGGTGGGGGGAAGCCCCCCGGCAGCGGTGACGGGGCGCTCTGTTTTGCAGATCACGGCCCCCTGGGGAAAAGGCCGGAGAACAAACCCCGGGTGCCCGTCCGCTACTGCACCCTGGGCACCCGTGACACGGCCAG GAACCCCCAGACCCTGGTGGAAGTGACGCCCTTCGCCGCCATCAACAAGTTCCAGCCCTTCAACGTGGCCATTTCCAGCAAcgtcctcctgctgctg GATTTCCACAGCCACCTGACGCGGAGCGAAGTGGTGGGGTACCTGGGGGGCCGGTGGGACACCAACACGCAGC TGCTGACGGTGCTGCGAGCCTTCCCCTGCCGGAGCCGCTTGGGCGACGCCGAGGCCGCGGGCGCTGTGGAGGAGGAG atctGCCAGAGCCTGTTCCTGCGGGGGCTGTCGCTGGTGGGCTGGTACCACAGCCACCCCTTCGGCCCCGCGCTGCCCTCCCTGCACGACATCGACGCGCAGATGGATTACCAGCTCAAGCTGCAGGGCAGCGGCAACggcttccagccctgcctggccctcATCTGCG ggccgTACTATCACGGCAACCCCGGCGTGGAGTCCAAAATCGCGCCCTTCTGGGTGATGCCGCCCCCGGAG CAACGCCCCAATGACTACGGCATCCCCAtggaggtggaggtggcctACATCCAGGACGGCTTCCTCACCAACGACGTCCTGCAGGAGATG cccctctctcccctgccccagacGCTGCTGGTGGAGTTTTACAAGGGCGCTCCCGACCTGGTGAAGTTCCAGGAGCTGTGGAGTCAGGACCAGACCTACCTGGACAAACTGAAG ggctccctgGCCTCCCGCACCCCCAAAGACCAGAGCTTCGCCCACGTCCTGGAGCAGATCTACAGCCTCCTGAAGCTCAGCGGCTGA
- the MPND gene encoding MPN domain-containing protein isoform X7 has protein sequence MAARRLLLSTMKQICLCAAASFASQDWTKNDEKLLQAVDYNDAGRVTSLLVRKGLVPTKLDSEGKSAFHLAAMRGNVDCLEAMLAHGVDAMTKDSSGYTALHLASKHGHPQCVSKLLQASCPVDVADSSGRTALHHAAVSGCISCSEILCDFKAPLNVKDKEGSTPLLLAAKMSHSELCRYLLHRGAAANSRDLQGKTALMLACENGSVETVEVLVNAGARSMAALAAASPGADECLEEDEDELEPGLDEAEAEPEPDSGAKAAGGSRGAVLTRRGITLRVLLRDGLLEPARGVLSIYYLGKKFVGDLGADGTITWQETGQVFNSPSAWATHCKRLVNPAKKSGCGWASVRYKGQKLDQYKAAWLRKHQPNTPAAEESLASEGEEDELPEEEEEEVAREGRAPAPEPAAAKRPEERSKKQQCRSLAEQAGADHGPLGKRPENKPRVPVRYCTLGTRDTARNPQTLVEVTPFAAINKFQPFNVAISSNVLLLLDFHSHLTRSEVVGYLGGRWDTNTQLLTVLRAFPCRSRLGDAEAAGAVEEEICQSLFLRGLSLVGWYHSHPFGPALPSLHDIDAQMDYQLKLQGSGNGFQPCLALICGPYYHGNPGVESKIAPFWVMPPPEQRPNDYGIPMEVEVAYIQDGFLTNDVLQEMTLLVEFYKGAPDLVKFQELWSQDQTYLDKLKGSLASRTPKDQSFAHVLEQIYSLLKLSG, from the exons AtggccgcccgccgcctcctgctcagcaccatgaAGCAGATCTGCCTCTGTGCCGCTGCCTCCTTTGCG AGTCAGGACTGGACCAAGAACGATGAAAAGCTCCTGCAAGCCGTGGACTACAACGATGCCGGCAGGGTGACGTCCCTCCTCGTCCGCAAGGGCCTGGTCCCCACCAAGCTGGACTCGGAGGGCAAATCTGC GTTCCACCTGGCTGCCATGCGGGGCAACGTGGACTGCCTCGAAGCCATGCTGGCTCACGGCGTGGATGCCATGACCAAGGACAGCTCGG gtTACACCGCCCTGCACCTGGCGTCCAAGCACGGCCACCCGCAGTGCGTCAGCAAGCTGCTGCAG GCCTCCTGCCCCGTGGACGTGGCTGACAGCAGCGGCCGGACGGCGCTGCACCACGCAG CGGTCAGCGGCTGCATCTCGTGCTCTGAGATCCTCTGCGACTTCAAGGCTCCTTTGAACGTCAAGGACAAG GAGGGCTCCACGCCGCTGCTGCTCGCCGCCAAGATGAGCCACTCGGAGCTGTGCCGCTACCTGCTGCACCGCGGGGCGGCCGCCAACAGCCGCGACCTGCAGGGCAA GACAGCCCTGATGCTGGCCTGCGAGAACGGCAGCGTGGAGACGGTGGAGGTGCTGGTCAACGCCGGCGCGCGG aGCATG GCAGCGCTGGCGGCCGCCTCCCCTGGCGCAGATGAGTGCCTggaggaggacgaggacgaGCTGGAGCCAGGGCTGGACGAGGCCGAGGCCGAGCCGGAGCCCGACAGCGGGGCGAAGGCGgcggggggctcccggggggcCGTGCTGACGCGCCGTGGCATCACCCTGCGCGTGCTGCTCCGCGACGGGCTCCTGGAGCCGGCCCGCGGCGTCCTCTCCATCTATTACCTG GGCAAGAAGTTCGTGGGGGACCTGGGTGCGGACGGCACCATCACGTGGCAGGAGACGGGCCAGGTCTTCAACTCGCCCAGCGCCTGGGCCACCCACTGCAAGCGCCTGGTGAACCCCGCCAAGAAGTCGGGCTGCGGCTGGGCCTCGGTGCGCTACAAGGGCCAGAAGCTGGACCAGTACAAAGCCGCCTGGCTGCGCAAGCACCAGCCCAACACGCCCGCCGCCGAGGAG AGCTTGGCCAGTGAGGGCGAGGAGGACGAGCTgcccgaggaggaggaggaggaggtggcgaGGGAAGGCCGGGCGCCCGCACCGGAGCCGGCTGCTGCCAAGAGACCGGAGGAGAGGAGCAAGAAGCAGCAGTGCCGGAGCCTGGCGGAGCAGGCGGGGGCGG ATCACGGCCCCCTGGGGAAAAGGCCGGAGAACAAACCCCGGGTGCCCGTCCGCTACTGCACCCTGGGCACCCGTGACACGGCCAG GAACCCCCAGACCCTGGTGGAAGTGACGCCCTTCGCCGCCATCAACAAGTTCCAGCCCTTCAACGTGGCCATTTCCAGCAAcgtcctcctgctgctg GATTTCCACAGCCACCTGACGCGGAGCGAAGTGGTGGGGTACCTGGGGGGCCGGTGGGACACCAACACGCAGC TGCTGACGGTGCTGCGAGCCTTCCCCTGCCGGAGCCGCTTGGGCGACGCCGAGGCCGCGGGCGCTGTGGAGGAGGAG atctGCCAGAGCCTGTTCCTGCGGGGGCTGTCGCTGGTGGGCTGGTACCACAGCCACCCCTTCGGCCCCGCGCTGCCCTCCCTGCACGACATCGACGCGCAGATGGATTACCAGCTCAAGCTGCAGGGCAGCGGCAACggcttccagccctgcctggccctcATCTGCG ggccgTACTATCACGGCAACCCCGGCGTGGAGTCCAAAATCGCGCCCTTCTGGGTGATGCCGCCCCCGGAG CAACGCCCCAATGACTACGGCATCCCCAtggaggtggaggtggcctACATCCAGGACGGCTTCCTCACCAACGACGTCCTGCAGGAGATG acGCTGCTGGTGGAGTTTTACAAGGGCGCTCCCGACCTGGTGAAGTTCCAGGAGCTGTGGAGTCAGGACCAGACCTACCTGGACAAACTGAAG ggctccctgGCCTCCCGCACCCCCAAAGACCAGAGCTTCGCCCACGTCCTGGAGCAGATCTACAGCCTCCTGAAGCTCAGCGGCTGA
- the MPND gene encoding MPN domain-containing protein isoform X5, with protein sequence MAARRLLLSTMKQICLCAAASFASQDWTKNDEKLLQAVDYNDAGRVTSLLVRKGLVPTKLDSEGKSAFHLAAMRGNVDCLEAMLAHGVDAMTKDSSGYTALHLASKHGHPQCVSKLLQASCPVDVADSSGRTALHHAAVSGCISCSEILCDFKAPLNVKDKEGSTPLLLAAKMSHSELCRYLLHRGAAANSRDLQGKTALMLACENGSVETVEVLVNAGARSMAALAAASPGADECLEEDEDELEPGLDEAEAEPEPDSGAKAAGGSRGAVLTRRGITLRVLLRDGLLEPARGVLSIYYLGKKFVGDLGADGTITWQETGQVFNSPSAWATHCKRLVNPAKKSGCGWASVRYKGQKLDQYKAAWLRKHQPNTPAAEESLASEGEEDELPEEEEEEVAREGRAPAPEPAAAKRPEERSKKQQCRSLAEQAGAGEEGQGPQGGGKPPGSGDGALCFADHGPLGKRPENKPRVPVRYCTLGTRDTARNPQTLVEVTPFAAINKFQPFNVAISSNVLLLLDFHSHLTRSEVVGYLGGRWDTNTQLLTVLRAFPCRSRLGDAEAAGAVEEEICQSLFLRGLSLVGWYHSHPFGPALPSLHDIDAQMDYQLKLQGSGNGFQPCLALICGPYYHGNPGVESKIAPFWVMPPPEQRPNDYGIPMEVEVAYIQDGFLTNDVLQEMTLLVEFYKGAPDLVKFQELWSQDQTYLDKLKGSLASRTPKDQSFAHVLEQIYSLLKLSG encoded by the exons AtggccgcccgccgcctcctgctcagcaccatgaAGCAGATCTGCCTCTGTGCCGCTGCCTCCTTTGCG AGTCAGGACTGGACCAAGAACGATGAAAAGCTCCTGCAAGCCGTGGACTACAACGATGCCGGCAGGGTGACGTCCCTCCTCGTCCGCAAGGGCCTGGTCCCCACCAAGCTGGACTCGGAGGGCAAATCTGC GTTCCACCTGGCTGCCATGCGGGGCAACGTGGACTGCCTCGAAGCCATGCTGGCTCACGGCGTGGATGCCATGACCAAGGACAGCTCGG gtTACACCGCCCTGCACCTGGCGTCCAAGCACGGCCACCCGCAGTGCGTCAGCAAGCTGCTGCAG GCCTCCTGCCCCGTGGACGTGGCTGACAGCAGCGGCCGGACGGCGCTGCACCACGCAG CGGTCAGCGGCTGCATCTCGTGCTCTGAGATCCTCTGCGACTTCAAGGCTCCTTTGAACGTCAAGGACAAG GAGGGCTCCACGCCGCTGCTGCTCGCCGCCAAGATGAGCCACTCGGAGCTGTGCCGCTACCTGCTGCACCGCGGGGCGGCCGCCAACAGCCGCGACCTGCAGGGCAA GACAGCCCTGATGCTGGCCTGCGAGAACGGCAGCGTGGAGACGGTGGAGGTGCTGGTCAACGCCGGCGCGCGG aGCATG GCAGCGCTGGCGGCCGCCTCCCCTGGCGCAGATGAGTGCCTggaggaggacgaggacgaGCTGGAGCCAGGGCTGGACGAGGCCGAGGCCGAGCCGGAGCCCGACAGCGGGGCGAAGGCGgcggggggctcccggggggcCGTGCTGACGCGCCGTGGCATCACCCTGCGCGTGCTGCTCCGCGACGGGCTCCTGGAGCCGGCCCGCGGCGTCCTCTCCATCTATTACCTG GGCAAGAAGTTCGTGGGGGACCTGGGTGCGGACGGCACCATCACGTGGCAGGAGACGGGCCAGGTCTTCAACTCGCCCAGCGCCTGGGCCACCCACTGCAAGCGCCTGGTGAACCCCGCCAAGAAGTCGGGCTGCGGCTGGGCCTCGGTGCGCTACAAGGGCCAGAAGCTGGACCAGTACAAAGCCGCCTGGCTGCGCAAGCACCAGCCCAACACGCCCGCCGCCGAGGAG AGCTTGGCCAGTGAGGGCGAGGAGGACGAGCTgcccgaggaggaggaggaggaggtggcgaGGGAAGGCCGGGCGCCCGCACCGGAGCCGGCTGCTGCCAAGAGACCGGAGGAGAGGAGCAAGAAGCAGCAGTGCCGGAGCCTGGCGGAGCAGGCGGGGGCGGGTGAGGAAGGGCAGGGTCCCCAGGGTGGGGGGAAGCCCCCCGGCAGCGGTGACGGGGCGCTCTGTTTTGCAGATCACGGCCCCCTGGGGAAAAGGCCGGAGAACAAACCCCGGGTGCCCGTCCGCTACTGCACCCTGGGCACCCGTGACACGGCCAG GAACCCCCAGACCCTGGTGGAAGTGACGCCCTTCGCCGCCATCAACAAGTTCCAGCCCTTCAACGTGGCCATTTCCAGCAAcgtcctcctgctgctg GATTTCCACAGCCACCTGACGCGGAGCGAAGTGGTGGGGTACCTGGGGGGCCGGTGGGACACCAACACGCAGC TGCTGACGGTGCTGCGAGCCTTCCCCTGCCGGAGCCGCTTGGGCGACGCCGAGGCCGCGGGCGCTGTGGAGGAGGAG atctGCCAGAGCCTGTTCCTGCGGGGGCTGTCGCTGGTGGGCTGGTACCACAGCCACCCCTTCGGCCCCGCGCTGCCCTCCCTGCACGACATCGACGCGCAGATGGATTACCAGCTCAAGCTGCAGGGCAGCGGCAACggcttccagccctgcctggccctcATCTGCG ggccgTACTATCACGGCAACCCCGGCGTGGAGTCCAAAATCGCGCCCTTCTGGGTGATGCCGCCCCCGGAG CAACGCCCCAATGACTACGGCATCCCCAtggaggtggaggtggcctACATCCAGGACGGCTTCCTCACCAACGACGTCCTGCAGGAGATG acGCTGCTGGTGGAGTTTTACAAGGGCGCTCCCGACCTGGTGAAGTTCCAGGAGCTGTGGAGTCAGGACCAGACCTACCTGGACAAACTGAAG ggctccctgGCCTCCCGCACCCCCAAAGACCAGAGCTTCGCCCACGTCCTGGAGCAGATCTACAGCCTCCTGAAGCTCAGCGGCTGA